CTCCGGTACAACCCCCATATCCACCGGCAACGGTAACAAATCCCGATAAGGAATAGGCACTGTAATTCACGGTTATCGATGTTGTACTATCGCCCGATATAATGCTTGCGCCATAAGGTAAATTCCACACATAATAATCAGCATTTAACACAGTATCGATTGTGTAAATTATTCCATTTTGATTGGTGCAAGCTGCTAGCATTGTATCGCCTATAATTGTTGGCACTACGCCAATGGTATCGCACACACTAAAGCTACGTTCTTCGGCAATGCTCCATATCCCATCGGCATTTTTTGTACGCATAAAAATCGAATGTGTACCTACACCAAAACCTAAACCTGCAGTTGGCGCACTAGTAGTAAACTCTACTGAATCGCCCGGAACCGGCACCGGTGAACCAATCCCATTGCCGACTCCCGGATCGCTGGTAAAGAAATATTCGCTCCACACAATTTGACTGTTCACATTTTTAAACACGTTTATCAAGCGGTTTTCACTAATGCTCCATACCCCGTCACTATTTTTGGTGCGTATGTATAAATTATGTAACCCAAGTGAAATTGAACCGGATGAAATGATTGAAGTAAATTCAACTGAATCGGCAGCAGTTCCTATTGTTAATGCAGCTCCCAATCCAACACCCGGATCGGTATCAAAAAAATATTCTGCTTTTACTATATTCGAATTGATAGGTGCTTTGTAAATATTTACTAAACGGTTTTCTGAAATGCTCCAAATTCCGTCAGCATTTTTTGTGCGGAAATACAAATTATGCAACCCTGCACTTAATGCACTTACTGAAATCGAAGAACTAAATTCCACGGAGTCGCCGCTGGTTCCAATAGCTACAGAAGTTCCTGTTCCAATACCGTTATCGGTATCAAAAAAATATTCAGCACCCACAATTGCGCTATTTACACTTGCTTTATACACATTTACTAGGCGATTTTCAGCCAAACTCCACACGCCACTATCGTTAAGCATGCGCACATACAAATTGTGCAGGCCGGGACTTAAAGCGCTTACAGCTACCGTAAAATTTATCTCTACCGAATCTGCGGGAATGGGAACTATAATTGCCGTTCCGCTTCCAATACCCGGATCAGTATCGAAAAAATATTCGCCCATGATTAGCTTCTGAGCGCTTCCCATTAATGGAAGTAGAAATATTGAAATGAGGAGTAGTATATTTTTCATTTTATTGATTTAAGATTTTCAATTGCTATTGGCTATTTTTTATAAAAACAGATTTACATTTTAATTAACACGCGAGGTGGTACTTCTCAACTTCACATTTAGAGTGCCATTGGGTTCCACATTGGTATTGTTTATATTCATTTGTCGGATGACGGGCATATTATAAACTTCACCATAAAGCGAGCAAGGAAATGTTCCTCCATAAATACCCATATCCTTGCCGTCGCTTCCCGCAAGGTGCGCAGGAGAGGCTGCATTAATGTGAAAATCATAACTAAAACCAAAAGGGGCACCTGCTGCCGGAAAATTTACAAACTGAGGATCCACATTATCTAAATTTCCATTGCCTGTCATCGGAGAAAAGGTAGCACTTGGGCTGTAACTGATGTTGTTATTCATGGCGCACCCGCCTGTAAATGCAATAGGATCAGCCTTATAAAAAATATTGTTTTGAATGGTGGCATTATAGATATAGCTTGTAGTGTAGCAACCACCGTTGTTATACACATTAATCCCATTAAAAGCGGTTGAGCCGTTTAAAAAGATATTGTTTTGAATTACGGTTCCCGGTATATTTAAGCCTGATACAGCGCCATTAAATATGCAATTTTGAATTAAAAGATTATTGCAGTTAACATAATATCCGCCGCAAGCATCAAATCCATCAATATTTCGCCCACCACCGTTGAAAATACAGTTGCTAATTTTATTGTTGACGCAAGAACTGTTTAATTGAACTTGATTCGCAGCTATGTAACAATATTCTAAATTAAAGTTTGTTGTACCGGGAGCTAAGCTGATTGCTCCTGTTATAATTAATCCGGTAAGCTTCACATCACTTAAATTATTACCCATCCCTATTGTTCCCACGGAAGTTGTATAAGGCAATTGTTTTTGGGGATTTACTCCGGTGCCAATTATGGTTAATGTTTTAGTAATACTAATGTTTCCATAATGATACGGTGAACCGGTGAGGAGCAGTGTGTCGCCCGAATTGGCAGCACTCATTGCAGTGGCAATGTCGTTATAGGGTGCAGGGCTATTGGTGTTATTATTAATCAATAGCACATTTGCCTGTGTATTCTTAATAAGTAGGAACACAATTAATAGACATGCTTCTTTTAAGCTTTTGAAATTCCCTTTTTTCATGATAGAAGGTTTTAAATTAAAATTAGTTTATCGCGCTTTTGTACTGCGGATTTTCACATTTACATTTCCGTTATTCAATACATTCGAATTCTCGACTGTCATATTTCTTATGATTGGAGCCAACACCGGCTCACCCGCTTCGTTAAAAGTGCTGTTACTGTTGTGTATTCCAATATCCGAGCCGCCCAATCCTGCCCCTATTGCCGGTGACGCCGCTTGCAGTTTAAAGGAAAAACTTGGATTATATAGATTACCCAAGGTATAGTTCACAAACAATGGATCGACGTTAACACTGTTTGCGGCGCCGGAATTTCCTGAAGGTGGCAGAGTTGCAGCCAATTGTGCGATATTGTTATTAAATATACAGTTGAAAGTATTGCTTGATAGACTGGCAGTATTCATGAAAATTGAATTTTGAAAAGTGGTCAATTGAAAGTTAGCGATTGGATTCCCGATAGTGGACAAAAAAATACTATGGTCAAAAATTACATTCGAAACAACATTGTTATTTCCGTTTACCGCTCCATTAAAAATGCAATTGGTGATAACAATTGTTGCTTGTTGCGCAGGTGAGATTATTAAATTATCGTTGCCGGTGCCTTTAAAGACACAATTTTTAAAAGTGACTCCATTGGCAGAAAAACCCCCAAAGTTAACAGGAGCGTAGAAAATGCAATCCTCGAAGGTATAATTTGAGATGTTGGATGCAGCTACGACCTCCACTATAAATTCTAATCCATAAAATTTACTTCCATTTCCTCCGGCACTTAATCCAAACTTACTATTACTGGCACCACTATTACAGACTTCATAGTAACTCATTTGTACCTTTTTGGGAACTGAGACATTGGGATTAAAACCAATTCCAATAACACAAAAAGCTTTGTTCCAAGCCGGGTCGCAATCAATTATTTGATAGGAAATGTTTGTGTTTTTTACCATAATG
The sequence above is a segment of the Bacteroidota bacterium genome. Coding sequences within it:
- a CDS encoding T9SS type A sorting domain-containing protein, producing MKNILLLISIFLLPLMGSAQKLIMGEYFFDTDPGIGSGTAIIVPIPADSVEINFTVAVSALSPGLHNLYVRMLNDSGVWSLAENRLVNVYKASVNSAIVGAEYFFDTDNGIGTGTSVAIGTSGDSVEFSSSISVSALSAGLHNLYFRTKNADGIWSISENRLVNIYKAPINSNIVKAEYFFDTDPGVGLGAALTIGTAADSVEFTSIISSGSISLGLHNLYIRTKNSDGVWSISENRLINVFKNVNSQIVWSEYFFTSDPGVGNGIGSPVPVPGDSVEFTTSAPTAGLGFGVGTHSIFMRTKNADGIWSIAEERSFSVCDTIGVVPTIIGDTMLAACTNQNGIIYTIDTVLNADYYVWNLPYGASIISGDSTTSITVNYSAYSLSGFVTVAGGYGGCTGVPTSLHVNFKPIPVVQICSATVDSLTQKTKISWQRASESYVSGYVLFRETAGTFAAIDTVPNTPPASYLDTASHPELQSEKYKIAVLDSCGNVGDTSAIFEHRTIYLYGYVGAGSIAKLYWTDYIGNPDPNRFYNVMRDSTGTGNFSIIAANLPKTTLSYTDASSGGFANCRYYIDMFSDINCDPNLRTLATKSTSRSNIKNKSLLTDSITFFTGVPAFPKPEPAFKIYPNPAKDLVNIVLKDASLKYGVSIYDMLGKEVLKSASSFYKNAEVVQLPLNGLTRGLYFVRIKTAEKEYVSKLNVE